The Leadbettera azotonutricia ZAS-9 genome has a window encoding:
- a CDS encoding lysoplasmalogenase — protein MTYTKIFLALFMLVSLIHAIAIFFRKEQLRRITKIFIIPPLLAYYLTGTDAISILPALALLLGWTGDILLLKLNDRLFFKLGLGAFLLGHIAYIITFVTVTGSIHFPALIISAIIAVPYGIAAFRLIHPEKELIIPVIVYMAILETMNIIGLQLFLSRMDLYGFLIFAGCLCFMVSDAILAYFTFRTLPRYGAILIMVFYALAQAGIIIGLMG, from the coding sequence ATGACCTATACCAAAATCTTCCTTGCCCTTTTTATGCTTGTCAGCCTTATACATGCCATTGCTATTTTTTTCCGGAAAGAGCAGCTAAGGCGCATCACCAAAATATTCATCATTCCGCCCCTCCTGGCTTATTACCTGACTGGAACTGATGCTATAAGCATACTGCCGGCGCTAGCCCTGCTTCTCGGATGGACCGGAGATATACTGCTCCTCAAGCTTAATGACAGGCTCTTTTTCAAACTTGGGCTTGGGGCTTTTCTTCTGGGGCATATCGCGTACATAATTACATTTGTTACAGTTACAGGAAGCATACATTTCCCGGCTTTGATAATCTCTGCGATTATCGCCGTTCCATACGGCATCGCAGCATTCCGCTTAATACATCCGGAAAAAGAACTCATCATTCCGGTAATTGTGTATATGGCGATTCTCGAAACCATGAACATAATCGGGCTTCAGCTTTTCCTGTCCCGCATGGATCTGTACGGCTTTCTCATTTTTGCAGGCTGCCTCTGCTTCATGGTTTCCGATGCTATACTTGCGTATTTCACCTTCAGAACCCTGCCAAGGTACGGTGCAATTCTGATAATGGTTTTCTATGCACTTGCCCAGGCGGGGATAATCATAGGGCTCATGGGGTAG
- a CDS encoding chromosome segregation SMC family protein, with translation MFLKSLDIFGFKSFADKTRVEFAAGITALLGPNGCGKSNVVDAVKWVLGEQASKAMRAEKMEDVIFNGTETRKPLNVAEVTLTIANDEGLLPLDVPEIEIKRRLYRSGESEYFINAAPVRLKEVRELFWDTGVGKAAYSVMEQGKIDQILSSKPDERRYLFEEAAGITKFKVKGAEAERKLAKTEENMRQVEGILGEVKRSYDTLKIQADKTLKYRTLKDEVFEYELDIQLLRLKQARYDHSDREEALRKKRAERDAINADMEAANKALEENMDLVNSLEAQLAEYQKNIYGLAVEKNSREKEIRLLSEQRAESKAKISQNEGRERAANIKIEELNDDAEEQDSVVRDLRKKVTDIEENIKSFEENIQITASRIGENENGVRRAEEDIRRLEEERAAHEKDLEAITDDIVAALDAGLKEAGYSAVERRSSEASLRETLSVLKTILSGRETLIRDLGAAADRAASGGGSSQSGLSPDELKRMAESLATGLAEAAAHSEKALALFEAYRKSTPSFIDDFLAPEGIITKKRALDAKIRACREGVGERRERIADLRKTNEDLGAKIEEYRATLEDLRVNRMKMATQAQAAEEQARLIRRELAGQESLLKTIQDELFLDRRRSEEIDERIDDAESEMADIEKKGKQLTSDLEKIEKDITKKNGDLAGKQAAIKKRMTDLARMQETLEKIQLEAAQSEMEIKNIQDNFRDTHSRDLMEFEERTFTITKPTGELREKLAAGRQALKDLGSVNFAAPEEFAETKERYDFLSGQLADIAKAREDLENLTAEIRDESSQIFTATYNKIKRNFHNMFRRLFGGGRAELRLSDPNHVLESGIEIYAQPPGKKLENITLLSGGEKSMTAVALLFATYMVKPSPFCLLDEIDAALDEQNVMRFVQLLREFGAKSQFIVITHNKKTVTGASTLLGVTMEESGITKVISVRLENEELSQVDEAPQQGLFEDEEVEIEEGRELPPGIDDPSQVTEAELRPIRSRAAAEGAPAVEDAPAEDHS, from the coding sequence TTGTTCCTTAAAAGCCTTGACATATTCGGTTTCAAATCCTTCGCAGACAAGACCCGGGTGGAATTCGCCGCCGGGATCACCGCCCTGTTGGGCCCCAACGGTTGCGGAAAGTCCAATGTAGTAGACGCGGTGAAATGGGTTTTGGGGGAACAAGCCTCCAAAGCCATGCGCGCGGAAAAGATGGAAGACGTCATCTTCAACGGGACCGAGACCCGCAAGCCCCTCAATGTGGCGGAAGTTACCCTCACCATAGCCAATGACGAGGGCCTTCTCCCCCTGGACGTGCCGGAAATCGAAATAAAGCGTCGCCTTTACCGCTCGGGTGAGAGCGAGTACTTTATCAACGCCGCGCCGGTGCGCCTCAAGGAAGTGCGGGAACTTTTCTGGGATACAGGCGTCGGCAAAGCGGCCTATTCCGTGATGGAACAGGGGAAAATCGATCAGATCCTGTCTTCCAAGCCCGATGAAAGGCGTTATCTTTTCGAAGAAGCCGCGGGAATCACCAAATTCAAGGTAAAGGGCGCAGAGGCTGAGCGAAAACTCGCCAAAACCGAAGAAAACATGCGACAGGTAGAGGGAATTCTGGGGGAAGTGAAGCGTTCCTACGACACCCTCAAGATCCAGGCCGATAAAACCCTCAAATACCGCACCTTAAAGGACGAGGTTTTCGAGTATGAGCTTGATATTCAGCTTTTAAGGCTCAAGCAAGCCCGTTACGACCATAGCGATCGGGAAGAAGCCCTCAGAAAGAAGCGGGCCGAGCGGGACGCCATCAATGCGGACATGGAAGCCGCCAACAAGGCCCTCGAAGAGAACATGGATCTGGTAAACTCCCTGGAAGCCCAGCTTGCGGAGTATCAAAAGAACATCTACGGGCTTGCGGTGGAAAAAAACTCCAGGGAAAAGGAAATCCGCCTCCTCTCGGAGCAGCGGGCCGAAAGCAAGGCAAAAATCTCCCAGAACGAGGGCCGCGAACGGGCCGCAAACATCAAGATTGAAGAACTCAACGATGATGCCGAGGAGCAGGACAGCGTAGTCCGGGATCTGCGCAAAAAAGTTACCGATATTGAAGAAAACATCAAATCCTTCGAAGAAAACATACAGATCACCGCGTCCCGCATAGGGGAAAACGAAAACGGCGTACGCAGGGCCGAGGAAGACATCCGCCGCCTTGAAGAAGAGCGGGCCGCCCATGAAAAAGACCTGGAGGCTATCACCGATGACATCGTGGCAGCCCTTGACGCAGGGCTCAAAGAAGCGGGCTACTCGGCTGTGGAACGGCGCAGCAGCGAAGCCTCTCTGCGGGAGACCCTCTCAGTGCTCAAAACCATCCTTTCAGGAAGGGAAACTCTTATCCGCGACCTCGGCGCCGCAGCCGACAGGGCAGCCTCCGGGGGCGGGTCCTCCCAAAGCGGCTTGAGCCCCGACGAACTCAAACGCATGGCTGAAAGCCTTGCAACAGGCCTGGCAGAGGCCGCCGCCCATTCTGAAAAAGCCCTCGCCCTCTTCGAAGCCTACCGCAAGAGCACCCCCTCCTTCATCGATGACTTTTTGGCTCCCGAAGGCATCATTACCAAAAAACGCGCCCTGGATGCCAAGATCCGCGCCTGCCGCGAGGGCGTTGGCGAACGCCGCGAACGCATTGCGGATCTGAGGAAAACCAACGAAGACCTGGGCGCCAAAATTGAAGAATACCGGGCTACCCTGGAAGATCTCAGGGTAAACCGCATGAAAATGGCCACCCAGGCCCAGGCAGCCGAGGAGCAGGCCCGCCTCATTCGGCGCGAGCTCGCAGGCCAGGAAAGCCTCCTTAAAACTATACAGGATGAACTCTTCCTCGATAGAAGGCGTTCCGAAGAAATCGACGAGCGCATCGACGATGCCGAATCCGAAATGGCCGATATCGAAAAGAAGGGCAAGCAGCTCACTTCCGATCTGGAAAAGATTGAAAAAGACATCACCAAAAAGAACGGCGACCTGGCCGGGAAGCAGGCCGCCATCAAAAAACGCATGACCGACCTTGCCCGCATGCAGGAAACCCTCGAAAAGATCCAGCTTGAAGCGGCCCAGTCCGAAATGGAAATCAAGAACATACAGGACAATTTCCGGGACACCCATTCCCGGGATCTCATGGAATTTGAGGAACGCACTTTTACCATCACAAAGCCCACAGGGGAACTGCGGGAAAAACTTGCGGCAGGCAGGCAGGCCCTGAAAGACCTCGGCTCCGTCAACTTTGCGGCCCCCGAAGAATTTGCCGAAACCAAGGAGCGCTACGACTTCCTTTCCGGCCAATTAGCCGACATAGCCAAAGCCCGGGAGGACCTTGAAAACCTCACCGCCGAAATCCGGGACGAATCCTCCCAGATCTTCACTGCCACCTACAACAAAATAAAGAGGAATTTCCACAACATGTTCCGCCGTCTCTTCGGCGGCGGTAGGGCCGAGCTTCGGCTTTCGGATCCCAACCACGTGCTGGAATCGGGCATAGAAATTTATGCCCAGCCCCCCGGCAAAAAGCTTGAAAACATCACCCTCCTCTCGGGAGGCGAAAAATCCATGACCGCCGTTGCCCTTCTTTTTGCGACCTACATGGTAAAGCCCTCGCCTTTCTGCCTTTTGGATGAGATAGACGCAGCCCTGGACGAACAGAACGTCATGCGTTTTGTCCAGCTCCTCAGGGAATTCGGCGCAAAGAGCCAATTCATCGTTATCACCCACAACAAAAAAACCGTTACCGGCGCTTCCACCCTCCTGGGCGTCACTATGGAAGAATCCGGCATAACCAAGGTCATCTCCGTCCGTCTCGAGAATGAGGAGCTAAGCCAGGTTGACGAGGCCCCCCAGCAGGGCCTTTTCGAAGATGAAGAGGTCGAAATTGAAGAAGGCCGCGAGCTGCCCCCGGGCATAGACGATCCTTCCCAGGTGACCGAAGCCGAACTGCGCCCGATTAGGTCGCGAGCGGCGGCAGAAGGGGCGCCGGCAGTGGAAGATGCACCCGCCGAGGATCATTCTTAA
- a CDS encoding ABC transporter ATP-binding protein, translating to MAKVELKGISKVYEGNVRAVDNANIVVEDKEFVVFVGPSGCGKSTTLRMVAGLEDITEGELYIDGELMNDVPPKDRNIAMVFQNYALYPHMTVYENMAFGLRIKKVAKDEIDRRVHEAARILDIEKFLDRKPKALSGGQRQRVAVGRAIVRNPKVFLFDEPLSNLDAKLRVQMRAELSELHLRLNATMIYVTHDQVEAMTMANKIVVMKDGKIQQIGSPLFLYNHPVNKFVAGFIGSPAMNFLSTKVNEEGGQVVLDEGTFKIKPAAEHVEYLRKYVGKEVFFGIRPEDLLYQTSPAAENNMAVKITVVEPLGADIHLWLTTSNQPLVARTEPHYTFKVGDIANFVPRLEKARYFDKETELSILAELDTAAK from the coding sequence ATGGCAAAAGTAGAGTTAAAAGGTATTAGCAAAGTGTACGAAGGCAATGTCCGGGCCGTGGATAATGCCAACATCGTGGTAGAGGACAAGGAATTCGTCGTATTTGTCGGTCCTTCCGGCTGTGGAAAGTCCACTACCCTCCGTATGGTCGCCGGTTTGGAAGACATAACCGAAGGTGAACTCTATATCGACGGCGAGCTCATGAATGATGTTCCCCCGAAAGACCGGAATATCGCCATGGTGTTCCAGAATTACGCCCTGTATCCCCATATGACGGTCTATGAAAACATGGCTTTTGGCCTCAGGATCAAGAAAGTGGCCAAAGATGAGATCGATCGCCGTGTCCACGAGGCTGCCCGTATCCTGGACATCGAAAAATTCCTCGACAGGAAGCCCAAGGCCCTGTCCGGCGGCCAGCGCCAGCGTGTCGCTGTAGGCCGCGCCATTGTCCGTAACCCCAAGGTATTCCTTTTCGACGAACCCCTTTCCAACCTGGATGCCAAGCTCCGTGTGCAGATGCGCGCCGAGCTTTCCGAGCTGCACCTCCGGCTCAATGCCACCATGATCTATGTAACCCATGACCAGGTAGAAGCCATGACCATGGCCAACAAGATCGTCGTCATGAAAGACGGAAAGATCCAGCAGATTGGTTCCCCTCTCTTCCTTTATAATCACCCGGTCAACAAGTTCGTAGCTGGTTTCATTGGTTCCCCTGCCATGAACTTCCTCTCCACCAAAGTAAACGAAGAAGGCGGACAGGTCGTGCTGGACGAAGGTACGTTCAAGATCAAACCCGCTGCCGAACATGTGGAATACCTCCGCAAGTATGTTGGCAAGGAAGTGTTCTTTGGCATCAGGCCCGAAGATCTCCTCTACCAGACTTCACCGGCTGCCGAAAACAACATGGCCGTAAAGATCACTGTAGTTGAGCCTCTGGGTGCTGACATCCACCTCTGGCTGACCACTAGTAATCAGCCCCTGGTTGCCCGTACCGAGCCCCACTACACTTTCAAGGTCGGCGATATAGCCAACTTTGTCCCCAGGCTGGAGAAAGCCCGGTATTTCGACAAGGAAACCGAACTCTCCATTCTGGCTGAACTGGATACTGCTGCGAAATAA
- a CDS encoding DEAD/DEAH box helicase translates to MTNDNNSSFSSFGLSDAVLDALSRKGFTAPSSIQTIALPRLLADEGHLIVKARTGTGKTAAFGIPLVERFVRGELTKGHAPRALILTPTRELCLQVSREIASFVPPGTGVPRITAVYGGASIRTQILDLKRGTELVVGTPGRVMDLMERKVLELSSVDWFILDEADEMLDMGFFEDVEKIMTQVKSERRVALFSATMPDPILKIIRKNIGEVEILEDEAPEDEKPAVDQYYLVLKREDRLEVLRRIIDGAEDFYGLIFCATKAGTDELARRLVESGFAAEAIHGDLTQEARERTLRRFRSKQTAILVATDVAARGLDIERLTHVINWDLPNDRETYVHRIGRTGRAGRRGRAISLTLPAERGRMTQLSRSMEKILGSKIQFMKVPTVKAVMKAVRARIVADVCSALPEPEEIETESQSVEPVAEIVAAEIPAKLPTEVAEENSSSPFLGKVCHQLIETLGAEKAVEALISASYGELLDPSRYGTVTEFAEEDFQKGGFGVSRFGGTEGGRKSAYRDKRQGFGSGRSPGREGRPPVHEGRPQRHEGARRDSPDALSDASARVYVGLGRQHGAGAKEVANLLMKAGGVPGRLVDAIEMKDFCAFASLPAEAARKACAFSRNAPNDPPIRLASPRN, encoded by the coding sequence ATGACAAATGATAACAATTCTTCCTTTTCCTCTTTCGGTTTATCCGATGCCGTGCTTGACGCCTTATCCCGCAAGGGTTTTACCGCCCCAAGTTCAATCCAAACCATAGCCCTGCCCCGGCTTTTGGCCGACGAAGGCCATCTCATCGTCAAGGCCAGGACGGGTACGGGCAAGACTGCCGCCTTCGGCATTCCCCTGGTGGAGCGTTTTGTCCGGGGCGAGTTGACAAAGGGCCATGCGCCCAGAGCGCTCATACTTACCCCCACCCGTGAACTCTGCCTTCAGGTTTCCCGGGAAATCGCCTCCTTTGTCCCTCCGGGAACCGGCGTGCCCCGCATCACCGCAGTTTACGGGGGAGCATCAATCCGAACTCAGATACTCGACCTTAAACGGGGCACGGAGCTTGTTGTCGGGACTCCCGGCCGGGTGATGGATCTTATGGAGCGGAAGGTGCTGGAGCTTTCCTCTGTGGATTGGTTTATCCTGGACGAAGCCGACGAAATGCTGGACATGGGCTTTTTTGAAGATGTCGAAAAAATCATGACCCAGGTGAAGAGCGAGCGCAGGGTGGCGCTTTTTTCGGCCACCATGCCCGATCCTATATTAAAGATAATACGCAAGAACATCGGGGAAGTCGAAATCCTTGAGGATGAAGCCCCTGAAGATGAAAAGCCTGCGGTTGACCAATACTACCTGGTGCTTAAGCGGGAGGATCGCCTCGAAGTGTTGCGGCGCATCATAGACGGGGCTGAGGATTTTTATGGCCTCATCTTCTGCGCCACCAAGGCTGGAACGGACGAGCTTGCCCGCCGTCTTGTGGAATCGGGTTTTGCCGCCGAAGCAATACACGGCGACCTGACCCAGGAAGCCCGGGAGCGCACCCTGAGGCGTTTCCGTTCCAAGCAGACCGCGATACTGGTAGCCACCGATGTTGCTGCCCGGGGCCTCGATATAGAGCGGCTGACCCACGTAATAAATTGGGATCTCCCCAACGACAGGGAAACCTACGTGCACCGCATAGGCCGCACTGGCAGGGCAGGCCGGAGGGGCAGAGCTATCAGCCTTACCCTTCCCGCAGAACGGGGCCGTATGACCCAGCTTTCCCGGAGCATGGAAAAAATCCTCGGAAGCAAGATCCAGTTCATGAAGGTTCCGACAGTCAAGGCAGTGATGAAGGCAGTGCGGGCCAGGATTGTTGCCGATGTCTGCTCGGCCTTGCCCGAACCGGAAGAAATTGAGACTGAAAGCCAAAGCGTTGAACCTGTCGCTGAAATTGTCGCGGCGGAAATTCCGGCGAAGCTTCCCACAGAAGTTGCAGAGGAAAATTCCTCCTCCCCTTTCCTTGGAAAAGTCTGCCATCAGCTTATAGAAACCCTGGGCGCCGAGAAAGCGGTAGAGGCCCTTATCAGCGCAAGCTATGGGGAACTTCTCGACCCCTCCCGTTACGGGACAGTCACTGAATTCGCCGAAGAAGATTTCCAAAAGGGAGGCTTCGGCGTTTCTCGTTTTGGCGGAACAGAGGGGGGCAGAAAGAGCGCATATCGGGACAAGAGGCAGGGCTTTGGATCAGGCCGCTCGCCGGGGCGCGAAGGGCGTCCCCCGGTTCATGAAGGCCGCCCCCAGCGCCATGAAGGGGCCCGCCGTGACAGCCCCGATGCCTTGAGCGATGCTTCTGCCCGTGTATATGTTGGCCTTGGGCGCCAGCATGGAGCAGGTGCCAAGGAAGTGGCGAATCTGCTTATGAAGGCAGGGGGCGTGCCCGGGCGGCTTGTGGATGCCATCGAGATGAAAGATTTTTGCGCCTTTGCTTCCCTGCCCGCCGAGGCAGCCCGCAAGGCCTGTGCCTTTTCGCGCAATGCTCCAAACGATCCGCCTATACGGCTTGCATCTCCGAGAAATTAA
- a CDS encoding cobalamin B12-binding domain-containing protein, whose product MINLHEIASSLKNCKSGETSSMVAMAVEENCSIECIIREGLYPGIMAAEKQYRDKEILIPDILAAERALNQSIKILRSSMQNEDNSQYGKVVTGTVKGDIREWEKNLISVLIQSMGITVIDLGTSVPIESFINAAMDEEARIIACSTALTTHLPQMKHLVTALNAANLKERIKTLFSGGPVTQLLCRGIGADFYAPDAISIAEIAVDYCRKELNFSEMQAV is encoded by the coding sequence ATGATAAATCTGCACGAAATTGCATCAAGCCTGAAGAACTGCAAATCAGGGGAAACATCAAGCATGGTCGCCATGGCTGTAGAAGAAAACTGCAGCATCGAATGCATCATCAGGGAGGGCCTTTATCCCGGCATAATGGCGGCAGAAAAACAGTACCGCGACAAAGAGATCCTCATTCCCGATATTCTGGCAGCGGAGCGGGCCCTGAACCAAAGCATAAAAATTTTACGCTCATCAATGCAAAACGAGGATAATTCCCAATATGGAAAAGTCGTCACCGGAACAGTCAAAGGGGATATCAGGGAATGGGAAAAAAACCTCATTTCAGTTTTGATACAGAGCATGGGCATCACCGTGATTGATCTGGGAACCAGCGTCCCCATAGAAAGTTTTATCAACGCTGCTATGGATGAAGAAGCCCGCATCATAGCCTGCTCCACAGCCCTGACCACCCATCTGCCCCAAATGAAGCACCTTGTAACGGCCCTGAATGCAGCAAACTTAAAGGAAAGGATAAAAACGCTTTTTTCAGGCGGACCGGTAACACAGCTGCTCTGCAGGGGCATAGGGGCCGACTTCTACGCCCCGGACGCCATAAGCATAGCGGAGATTGCTGTGGATTATTGCAGGAAAGAGCTTAATTTCTCGGAGATGCAAGCCGTATAG
- a CDS encoding helix-turn-helix domain-containing protein, translating into MKKNNPNSSIQLETDPFLKRAYKLLANYAKAMGTICCVLDKKLEIITESRTEISVEKNICLYCAQYMDPEKCPEKLHPCNELHSNAVRESYRYGGTYIYMCDLGFLFWTSPLYTEGEFQGAFLSTGFLGIDKKEVAALMFRMGKGAVPEPEIKKRLSNFSKGDSKTIQSLAEILLICAESLSPNGSEYYKALRRKAEQQSGISLKIEAIKNSFKADETTPNYPLDEERLLLSYMRKGDMKNARDMLNKLLAILLLLSGPGQFKIMQLRAIELIALLSRTVISPGYDPEALLRTNNYFYRCIEDSKTIEDVADILHLAAAHFAWRNYSYQGIYHGTSLKKAEHFIWDNYTRKISLSEIANASGLSPPYFSTIFKEEMGENLSCYINRMRVEKAEELLLKTDYPLSKIAGDCGFEDQSWFSKIFKNYAGMSPGRFRTKGGMKLPETQEINFSTYYNEIIKK; encoded by the coding sequence ATGAAAAAAAATAATCCTAATTCTTCCATTCAATTAGAAACAGATCCATTCCTAAAAAGGGCCTATAAGCTCCTTGCCAATTATGCAAAGGCCATGGGAACCATATGCTGCGTCCTCGACAAAAAATTGGAAATAATCACAGAATCCCGCACTGAAATAAGCGTGGAAAAAAATATCTGCCTCTATTGCGCTCAATACATGGATCCGGAAAAATGCCCTGAAAAACTCCATCCCTGCAATGAATTGCACAGCAATGCTGTCAGGGAATCTTACCGGTATGGCGGCACGTATATCTATATGTGCGATCTGGGTTTTCTTTTTTGGACAAGCCCTCTCTATACGGAAGGAGAATTTCAGGGAGCATTCCTCTCCACAGGTTTCCTGGGAATAGACAAAAAAGAGGTCGCCGCCCTGATGTTCCGCATGGGAAAAGGGGCTGTGCCTGAGCCGGAAATCAAAAAACGGCTTTCCAATTTTTCCAAAGGCGATTCAAAGACGATACAGTCCCTGGCGGAGATTCTCCTCATCTGCGCTGAATCGCTTTCGCCTAACGGCAGTGAATATTATAAAGCCCTTAGGCGCAAAGCCGAACAGCAAAGCGGCATATCCCTGAAAATTGAAGCCATTAAAAACAGCTTTAAGGCAGACGAAACAACACCTAATTATCCACTGGACGAAGAACGCCTGCTTCTCTCCTATATGCGCAAGGGTGACATGAAAAATGCGCGGGATATGCTTAACAAACTTTTGGCCATCCTCCTTCTCCTCTCGGGCCCAGGCCAGTTTAAAATTATGCAGTTGCGTGCCATAGAATTAATAGCCCTGCTATCCCGCACCGTCATCAGTCCCGGTTATGATCCTGAAGCCCTGCTCAGGACCAACAATTATTTTTATAGATGCATAGAGGATTCAAAAACCATCGAAGATGTGGCAGATATCCTGCACCTTGCAGCAGCTCATTTTGCATGGCGGAATTATTCGTATCAGGGAATATATCATGGGACATCCCTAAAAAAGGCAGAACACTTTATCTGGGACAACTATACCCGCAAAATAAGCCTGTCCGAAATTGCCAATGCATCGGGGCTTTCGCCCCCATACTTCAGCACTATCTTCAAAGAGGAGATGGGCGAAAATCTTTCCTGTTACATCAACCGCATGAGGGTGGAAAAAGCAGAGGAATTGCTTTTAAAAACCGATTATCCCCTGAGCAAAATTGCAGGGGACTGCGGTTTTGAGGATCAAAGCTGGTTCTCGAAAATTTTTAAAAATTATGCGGGCATGAGCCCCGGCAGATTCAGAACAAAAGGAGGCATGAAGCTCCCGGAAACGCAAGAGATCAATTTTTCAACCTATTACAACGAAATAATTAAAAAATAA
- a CDS encoding helix-turn-helix domain-containing protein has protein sequence MEKEGRDIISRRDIKPLLIKAQKTAEFYAKASGCTAAVVDSSGHALSHPEYFNTEIHRKALERSHCAGSSYVYACEKGFVYWTSPIYTAGRYAGAIIAGHVRGKNPDEVKSLARILLLAAERISDPSRDSMTAIDRLAKKKHPEAILHGYSLDRERLLLAALRRGDNEKSRKMLNSLLGSIHASQAVNIEQLRFRAMELVILLSRETAEPYDTMVALEMNNRYLKRLQESETPEDLKENLHLITEDLSAKIFSFQGIRHASALRRAERFIWENYTRKISLKEIADASGLSAPYFSTIFKDEMGENLSVYLNRLRVEKAAVMLTETGLSLRNISGACGFEDQSWFSKIFKIYAGMSPGKYRKNGGGHILS, from the coding sequence ATGGAAAAAGAAGGCCGGGATATCATAAGCAGACGGGATATAAAGCCTCTTTTGATCAAGGCTCAAAAAACGGCGGAATTCTATGCCAAAGCTTCCGGTTGTACAGCAGCAGTAGTTGACAGTTCGGGCCATGCCCTGTCCCATCCTGAATATTTTAACACAGAGATTCACCGCAAAGCCCTTGAAAGATCCCACTGTGCGGGGTCTTCCTATGTCTATGCCTGCGAGAAGGGCTTTGTCTATTGGACAAGCCCTATCTATACAGCAGGCCGCTATGCAGGGGCCATAATCGCCGGCCATGTCCGAGGGAAAAATCCCGACGAGGTAAAATCCCTGGCCCGCATACTCCTCCTGGCAGCCGAAAGAATTTCGGATCCGTCCAGGGATTCCATGACAGCAATCGACAGGCTTGCAAAAAAGAAGCACCCGGAGGCGATTTTGCATGGCTATTCCCTGGACAGGGAAAGGCTCCTGTTGGCAGCCCTGCGCCGGGGGGATAATGAAAAAAGCAGAAAAATGCTGAACAGCCTTTTAGGAAGCATACATGCCAGCCAAGCTGTGAATATCGAACAACTGCGTTTCAGGGCCATGGAACTGGTTATACTTCTCTCGAGAGAAACAGCAGAGCCCTATGATACGATGGTTGCCCTGGAAATGAACAACCGCTATTTAAAACGCCTGCAGGAATCGGAGACCCCGGAAGACTTGAAAGAAAACCTCCACCTCATTACAGAGGATCTTTCGGCCAAGATATTTTCGTTCCAGGGCATACGGCACGCCTCGGCCCTTCGCAGGGCCGAACGTTTCATCTGGGAAAACTACACCCGCAAGATAAGCCTCAAGGAGATTGCCGATGCTTCAGGGCTTTCGGCGCCTTATTTCAGCACCATATTCAAGGATGAGATGGGGGAAAATTTATCCGTTTACCTCAACCGTCTCAGAGTCGAGAAAGCCGCAGTGATGCTGACAGAAACCGGGCTTTCTCTGCGCAACATATCAGGGGCTTGCGGTTTTGAGGATCAGAGCTGGTTCTCAAAAATATTCAAGATCTATGCGGGTATGAGTCCGGGAAAATACCGAAAAAATGGAGGCGGCCATATTTTATCATGA